A DNA window from Daucus carota subsp. sativus chromosome 3, DH1 v3.0, whole genome shotgun sequence contains the following coding sequences:
- the LOC108212816 gene encoding coniferyl alcohol acyltransferase, producing MGSCEGRVEVMVKRRELVTAVLPVTESRLALSNLDLILPPLEVGIFLCYANSGKNNEMMLSSVRKGLRQVLVPFNALAGEVFLNDEGEPELLCNNRGVDFVEAFADINLRELDIYNPDVSIRDNFVPVREQGVLTVQVTEMKCGGVVIGCNFDHRVADAHSINKFLLAWADLCRSNNIGNNETVTLFKHDQKDHTTFYQHPLVKPRQPSHYDAAINDMYVPIKEGAACNISPPSFELKSRIYHVDALEIEILQALAGPKRSKLESFSALLWKLLAKSSKDDEKRSKLGIVVNGRKCLSNDSSISMENHFGNVLSIPYSDASVGELKSLPLFEIANAVHACVERAANEEHFRGLVDWVEDRRPQRAMSRIYSYLPSESEEPAVVVSSGQRFPVTQLDFGCGIPDFASYYFPWGGCTGYVMPMPSAKNNGDWIVFMHLAQKHLDFVEKEAPEIFKPFVF from the exons ATGGGTTCTTGCGAAGGAAGAGTAGAGGTGATGGTGAAGAGGAGAGAACTTGTGACAGCCGTGCTTCCTGTAACGGAGTCACGGCTGGCCTTGTCAAATCTTGATCTGATATTGCCTCCATTAGAGGTCGGGATCTTCCTCTGCTACGCGAACAGCGGGAAGAATAATGAGATGATGCTGAGCTCGGTGAGGAAGGGGCTGCGCCAGGTGTTGGTGCCCTTTAATGCCCTCGCAGGAGAAGTTTTCCTGAATGATGAAGGAGAACCTGAGCTGCTTTGCAACAACCGTGGTGTGGATTTTGTCGAAGCTTTCGCAGATATTAACCTTCGAGAGCTTGATATCTATAATCCTGATGTTTCGATTCGTGACAACTTTGTCCCCGTGAGGGAACAGGGTGTCTTGACTGTACag GTGACTGAGATGAAGTGCGGCGGGGTTGTGATAGGGTGCAACTTTGATCATCGAGTAGCCGATGCTCACTCAATCAACAAATTTCTACTCGCATGGGCTGATTTATGTAGATCCAACAATATCGGAAACAATGAGACCGTGACGTTATTCAAGCATGATCAGAAAGATCACACCACGTTTTACCAGCACCCACTCGTGAAGCCTCGGCAGCCAAGCCACTATGATGCCGCTATTAATGACATGTATGTTCCTATCAAAGAAGGTGCCGCATGTAATATTTCGCCACCATCATTCGAGCTCAAGAGCCGAATATACCATGTCGACGCCTTGGAGATAGAGATCCTCCAAGCTCTGGCCGGACCAAAAAGAAGCAAACTCGAGTCCTTCAGTGCCTTGCTGTGGAAGTTACTTGCGAAATCGTCGAAAGACGATGAAAAAAGAAGCAAGCTGGGGATTGTAGTGAATGGCCGAAAGTGCTTGAGCAACGATTCGTCTATTAGCATGGAGAATCACTTCGGAAACGTGTTGTCAATTCCCTACAGTGACGCGAGTGTGGGTGAACTCAAGTCCTTGCCCCTCTTCGAAATTGCGAATGCAGTCCATGCTTGCGTCGAAAGAGCCGCAAATGAGGAGCATTTCAGGGGACTCGTCGACTGGGTCGAGGATCGCCGTCCCCAGAGAGCCATGTCCAGGATTTATTCATATCTACCTAGCGAGTCCGAGGAGCCGGCTGTTGTCGTCTCCTCGGGCCAGCGGTTTCCGGTAACGCAATTGGATTTCGGATGCGGAATCCCCGATTTCGCGTCCTATTATTTTCCTTGGGGCGGTTGTACCGGATACGTTATGCCCATGCCCAGTGCAAAAAATAACGGTGATTGGATTGTGTTCATGCATCTTGCCCAAAAACATCTCGATTTCGTCGAGAAAGAGGCACCGGAGATCTTCAAACCATTTGTTTTCTGA